GCGTGGCGAATCCCGTCTCGGTGTTGGTGTCGCTGCTGATCAGCACCGCCGGCCCCGGGGGAATGTCGACGATCGGCGCCCACCAGGGCTGGCGCACCACGCGCACCGAGTGCGGAATCTCCTTGATCAGCGGGCCGAACCGCTGCACGCAGACGATGGTGACCGGGTAGCCGCGGCGGTCCAATTCCGTTGCCAATAACGCTTTTTGCCGCTCGGCGCCCCCGTACACCAGGCGGTTGGTCACGATCACGATGGCCGGCAGGTCGTTGCGCGAGCCGGCGCGAGCGCATTTTCCAGCGCCCCGCTCGGCGGGCTGCAGTCGCTCCAGCAGCGTCGTGCCGGCCAGGTACGCGTCCGCGTGGTGAACGCTGTATTGATGTTCGAGTAGCAGCGCGGTGTTGGTGCGCGCCAAGTCTCGGTCGCGGCGGTTTTCGTCAGGCGCGACGGCGTCAGTCGTGCCCGTGCCGGTCGCCGGCTCGGCCCGGTCGACGCCGAGTTCGTCGGCCAGCAGCACCCGCCAGCCCGTCGCGCGGGCGCGGTTTTGCCAGTCGGCTGCCTCGCCGTACCCGAAGAACTCCTCGTCGAAGCCGCCGATGGCGTTCCATGCCGCACGGCTGATCGCCAGGCAGGTCGGTGCCAAACAACCCCGGATGGCGCGTGATTCGGTGGGTTGGTGGGCATAGAGCTGCGAGAAGGGCGTGCCGCGCAGCGACTCGGAGTGGCCGGCGGCCGCGACCAGCGCGCGCGTCAGCGTCAGCCGGCGGGCCGCCACGTCCCACGGCGGACGACCGGCCGCGGCGCCGTCGTGCACCATCGGCGAAACCGCCGCAACCCGAGCCTGGCGAAGCAACTTCCTGGTGCGGGTCAACGGCCCGTGCAGGCGGGCATCGGCCTTCAGCAAGAGCAGATCGCTGTCGCCCGGTGTGTGGGCGACGAGCACGTTGAAGGCCGCGGCGAAGCCGAGGTTCACCGGTCCCGGCACCCAGTGAACCGCCGGGTGCCCTGCGGCCGGTTCCGCACCGCCGGGAGATCCCTCACCCCCGTAGACATATACCGGTGATTCGGGCAGGTGTTCGGCGACGCTGCGCAGGCACGTCTCGA
This genomic interval from Mycobacterium sp. SMC-2 contains the following:
- a CDS encoding glycosyltransferase yields the protein MTHEMDRAYLKRPAGGSAPLPSERPLAVLIVPGENHALLETCLRSVAEHLPESPVYVYGGEGSPGGAEPAAGHPAVHWVPGPVNLGFAAAFNVLVAHTPGDSDLLLLKADARLHGPLTRTRKLLRQARVAAVSPMVHDGAAAGRPPWDVAARRLTLTRALVAAAGHSESLRGTPFSQLYAHQPTESRAIRGCLAPTCLAISRAAWNAIGGFDEEFFGYGEAADWQNRARATGWRVLLADELGVDRAEPATGTGTTDAVAPDENRRDRDLARTNTALLLEHQYSVHHADAYLAGTTLLERLQPAERGAGKCARAGSRNDLPAIVIVTNRLVYGGAERQKALLATELDRRGYPVTIVCVQRFGPLIKEIPHSVRVVRQPWWAPIVDIPPGPAVLISSDTNTETGFATLWRARGAGRRWLVAAHIPPEEDGPTYSRPLTAAMRRADGFIVLAQRHWDILTAHHRLGGRRFIVPNGVASADDPAPPIRTLGEPPHLVMLSRIVEHKNPHLLVDALSGLTDMRWKLSIFGDGPDRERLQARTPSELRDRVQWRGWVPGPGPALADADLLCVPSRSEAFPLVILEAMARAVPVAASAVCAVPEMLDYGSAGFVVEPVSVSGWREHLARILADPAALPSVGWRGFERMHKHYTVEAMTDAYLDAIDAVL